In Halobacterium noricense, the genomic stretch CCCTCCTTCTCGGCGAGCGCTTCGACGAGCGCGCGCTGCTCGGCGAGCTCGGCTTCGAGGTCGGCGACGCGGCCGTGGGTGTCCTCGACGGTCTCGGTCAGGTCGTTGACCTGCTCGCGGAGCTGCTCGAAGCGCTCGTAGAGCTTGTCCGCCATCTCCGTCACTTTCTGGAGCTTCTTCGCGGTCGAACCGAATCCCATGGCCGGCAGTAGACGTTCGCCCGGGATGACCGTTTCCCTCGCGCTGGCGTCACTCGGGCCACGCCGCGGCAAGGTCCGCGAGGAAGTCGGCGTACGCCTCGTGGCGGTCGAATCGGCCGATCGCGATTCGCGGTCTTCCATTCGTCCGAAGCTGGTCGAGCGCTGCACGGCACCGAGCAATAGACGAATCGTCCCGAAAGGCCCTTAAGAGGGAGTCGACTACGAAGAAGTGGACTAGGCCGGGCGGTTTGGCCCCGCCCGCTACCCGCGAGACAGTCATCAGCGGGGGCCGAAATCCGGGGGAGTCCGGTCGACCCGTCCGGGCCCCGGAAGCCAACGTGGAAGCCTCGTCCTTCGGGGACGGCGGTCCGCGGCGCGCACCTGCAAGGGTGTCGCCGTCGCGGTTCGTCGGTGCCACTCCGTCAGGCACGGAAGTGAGCAGCGGAGCACCGAACGCTCGTCGCTCGGAGGGTCGCGGGGTGGAGAAGGCGACCGGGACTACCCGGGCAGGAACGCCGGGCCACCTCGGCCCGTCCATCATTCATACGTACCTTTTCCAGCCACGAGCCGCCGGCTCACGGCTGCAAAATCTACGCTAAAACACCGCTCAGCGACGGCTCCGTGCGTCATTTCGACAGTTCGTCGGCCAGCGCGCTACGCGCGCTTGAACTTCGTCTCGACGTCGAACCGCCCTCACGAGGCTGCTCGTGGATGGCGCGAACACGCAGAAACGGAAGGCTAGCTCGCGACGCCGGCGCGAGCCGCGCTATTCGAGATGTTCGGTCGCCGGCGACCCCGAAATCTCGACCTCGCCATCGAGCGTGCGAATCGGGTACGGGATGTCGATGCCCGCCTCGTCGAAGCGTTCCTTGACCGACTGGACGTACTCGCTGCGGGTCTTCACGAAGTCCGAGCGCGAGGGGTTGGTAATCCAGAACCGCGACTTGAGCCCGACGTAGGAGTCGCCGAGTTCGGTCAGCCGCACCGTCACGCCGGGGTCGTCGAGGATGCCGTCGTGGGCCTCGGCTTCCTCGACGATGATTTCGGTGGCCTCGTCGATGTCGTCGTCGTAGCCGATGCCGAACAGGAACTGCTGGCGGAGCTTGTCCTTCGCCACCGGGTTCTTGATGACGTCGTCCGTGAGATTCGAGTTCGGCACCGTGAGCAGTTCGTTGTCGAACGTGCGCACGCGGGTGACGCGGAGGCTGATGTCCTCGACGACGCCGGCGTTGCCGTCCCACTCGATCCAGTCGTCGACGCGGAACGGCTCGTCCGTGTAGATGAACACGCCCGCGACGAAGTTCTTGATGACGTCCTGCATCGCGAACCCGACGGCGAGCGTCGCCGCGGCGGCGATGGTCGCGAGGCTCGTCAGGAAGTTTCCGTAGCCCGCGAACCCGAACGCCACCGAGATGGCGACGAAGACGACGGCGAAGTTCACGAGCTTCTGGAGGGGTTTGCGGGCGTGTGCGTCGAGGTCGCGGCGGCGGAGCACGCGGTCGAACAGCGGGCGCACGACCACCTTCCCGACGAGGTAGATGGTGACGAACGCCGCGACGAAGTAGAGGAACTGCGTGACTGCACCCGCGTACTGCGGCACGAGTTCCCGGATGAACGGCAGCGGCTCCACTGGCATTACTGGTACACCGCCGTGTTCCCGCGCGTCTCCACGACGTCCGCGCCGGCGAGGTCCGCGAGCTGGTCGGCGAGCTCCTCGGTGGAGCCCTCGCCGCGCGCCGAACGCAGGAACTTCACTTTCACGACGTCCCGGTCGTCGAGTTGGTCCGAGAGTTCGTCCGCGACCGCGTCCACGCCCGCCTTCCCCACCCAGACCGTGACGTCGGCCTCGTGGGCTTGCTTCGCTAGGTCCTCGCTCATGTTCTATCGACAATTCAGGCCGCGAGGCTTTGAAGGTTGTTGCATCGGCCGCGCCGGCTACTCGTAGGGGTACCGCGCTTGGTGGCCGCAGTCGCAGGTGACGACGACGTGGCCGTCCTGCGTGCGGACGCGGGCGTTCCGGCCTGGAATCAGGTAGGCGTCGCAGGCGTCGCAGGTGAACCGCCGGAATTCTCGGGGGAGCGTGAGCCGGTTGCGTTCCGCGAGCCGGCGCGCGAGCCGGACGTACTCGCGGGCGCGGTCGTCGTCGCCCTCGCGGGCGGCCTCCCGCGCGAGGGCGTGCAGTCGCTCGATTCGCTCCGCCGCGATGGACATATCTACGGGCAGGCGTGGGTGACCGAAGACAGTTCCGGTAGGATTATCGGCTACGGCCGGCTTGCGTCGGACGATGCGGGCGCTGAACTACCTCGAATTCGAGGACCGGCTCCGGGGGGGCATCGTGACGGCGACGCGCCAGCAGCGCGAGGCCCTCGCGACGACGGACGTCGAGGTGGTGGAGACGCCGTGGCGTGCCGGTAACCCGGTGCAGTCGCTGGGCACACTGTTCGCTGGCGAGGGCTACTTCCAGGAGTACGACCTCGCGCACTGCAACCTCGTCGGGCCGGGCAGCGTCGCGGTCGCGCAGCACGCCAGGCAAAACGACATTCCGCTCGTGCTGCACGCGCACGTCACGAAGGAGGACTTCGCGGAGTCCTTCAGGGGGTCGTCGACGGTCGCCCCCGCGCTGGAGCCCTACCTGCGGTGGTTCTACTCGCAGGCAGACCTCGTGCTCTGCCCCAGCGAGTACACGAAAGGCGTCCTCGAATCCTACCCCGTGGACGCGCCAATCGTGCAGATTTCGAACGGCGTGGACGTCGAGAGCCTCGAAGGCTACGACGAGTTCCGTGAGGACACCCGAGAGCGCTTCGACCTCGACGGCATGGTCGTGTACGCCGTCGGCGAGGTGTTCGAGCGCAAGGGCCTCACGATGTTCTGCGAACTCGCGAAGGCTACGGAGTACGACTTCGCGTGGTTCGGCCCCTACGACGAGGGACCACAGGCCGGGAAAGCCACGCGAAAGTGGGTGAACAATCCGCCCGAGAACGTGACGTTCACGGGCTACATGGAGGACAAGCGCGCGGCGTTCGGCGCGGGCGACGTCTACCTCTTCCCCGCGAAAGTCGAGAACCAGGGCATCGCCGTCCTGGAGGCGATGGCCTGCGGGAAGCCGGTCGTCCTCCGGGACATCGACGTGTTCCGGGAGTTCTTCACGGACGGCGAGGACTGCCTGATGTGCTCGACGTTCGAGGAGTTCCGAGACGCCCTCCAGCGGCTCGCCGACGACCCCGAGCTCCGGGAGCGCCTCGGCGAGAACGCCCGGGAGACCGCCGAATCGCACAGCCTCGCTCGGGTCGGCGACGAACTCGAAGCCGCCTACCAGGGCCTCGTCGACGGCGTACCACCGGAAGAGGTCGCTGCCGGCGATGCGGAGGGGTAGCGTGAGCGAGGACCTGCCGACCGTCGCGGCGTTCACGGATTCGTACCTGCCGACGGTCAACGGCGTGACTTACACGGTTTCGACGTGGCACGACCGCTGGCAGTCCCGGGGCGGCGAGATGCCGGTCGTCTACCCGCGCGCGGACTACGACGCTGGCCCCGCCGAGCACAGCGTCCCGAGCCTCCCGTTCCCGTTCTACGAGGGCTACCGGATGGCGCTCCCGCGCACGCCGAGCGCCGTCGTGGACCTCGACGTCGACGTCGTGCACGCGCACACGCCGTTCGGCCTCGGGCTCGCCGGCCTGCGGTTCGCGCGCAAGCACGACCTCCCGTTTGTTGCGTCCTACCACACGCCGACCGCTGAGTACGCCAACTACGTCGTCCCCGACGTGGCGACCGGCGTCGTCCGGCGCGCGAGCGAGGGCTGGGAGCGGTGGTTCCTCGACCACGCCGACCTCGTGTTGACGCCGAGTGAGCGCACCCGCGACCACGTCTGGGACCTCGGCGTCGACGCGCCAGTCGAACCGCTCCCGAACGGCGTCGACATTCAGACGTTCCAGCCGGTCGACACCGACGACTTCCTCGCGCGCCACGACCTCCCCGAGGACGAGGCGCTGGTCGGCTACACCGGCCGCCACGGCTACGAGAAGCGGCTCTCGGACCTGCTCGCGGCCGCCGAAGGGCTGGACGCGACGGTCGTCTTCGGCGGCGACGGCCCCGCCCGCGACGACCTCGAAGCCGAAGCCCGGGAGCGCGACGCCGACGTGCGCTTCCTGGGGTTCCTCGACCGCGAGGAACTGCCGGCGTTCTACTCCGCGCTGGACGCGTTCGCGTTCCCGAGTCCCGTCGAGACGGAGGGACTCGTCGCGCTGGAAGCCAACGCCTGCGGGACGCCCGTCGCGGGGGTGAACGCCGGCGCGCTCGCCGAGACCGTCGACGACGGCGAAACCGGCTATCACTACGAGCCCGGCGACATCGACGGCTTCCGCGAGGCCATCGAGCGCACGCTCGACGAACGCGAACGCCTCACACAGAACTGTCTCGCGCGCCGCGAGGCGATTAGCGTCGAACGCGCAATCGACGACTTAGAAGAGCTGTACGGCGAACTGCGCTAGTCTTCGAGCGCGTTCGCGATGCGGTCGAGCTTGTTGTTCGTGCGCTCGAGCTCCTTGCGGAGCTGCTCGAGCTCGCGCTCCACCTTCTCGCTGGTGCCGCCCTCGGACTCCTCGCCGCGGCCGCCACCCATGCCGGGCGGGCCGCCACCGCCGCCGCCACCCATCATGCCGCCCATCATCTGCGCGAACGGGTTGCCGCCGCCACCGCCGCCACCCATGCCGGGCGGGCCGCCACCGCCGCCCATGGCTTCCTGCATGCGCTCGCGGGGGCCGCCTTCGCCGTCCTCGCCCTCGTCCCGTTCCTGCGCGCGTTCCTCTCGGATTTCCTCGACGCGCTCTCGGAAGGACTTCTCCTCCTCGTCTCCCTCGTTCTCGGCGTCGGGTTCGTCGTCTGCCATACCATCTGGTTCACTACCCGCACGGAAAAAAGTCGCTTTCCACGGTCGCGTTCGCCGCTTCTAGAACGCGCCGAGACTCGACTGGCGGTCCCGCTCGCTCGCACCCCCGGTGATATCGTAGCCCACGAGGTCGCGCATGTCCACGGCGTACGTCGTCCCGCCGCGCTCCAGCGCGAGCACGCGCCCCTTCGTGCCGAGCACGGTCCCCGTGGCCATCGTCTCCGCGACCGGGCGCGCGTCGAAGGCCAGCCCGTAGTCGAAGTCGAAGCGCTCGATGGGGTCGTACGCCGCGACGAGGGACTCCCACGCGGCGTCGTCCACGCGCTCGGCGAACCCCCGGATTTTGGTGGGGACGCGCACGCGGTCGGGAATTTCCTCGGCGATGCCGTACTCGATTTGCCGCGCACGCTTGCCGTCCTCGACGGTCCGAATGTGGGCCGCGCGGTCCGCACCCTGCTCGCGCAGCCGCGTGTCGAGGCGCCACGAGCGCGTCACGCCTACCTTGAACGTGTCCGGCGCGAACGCCGCGAGGTAGATTGCGTGCTCCTCGTGGCACGACTCGAGGGGCATCGCGCAGTTCCCGACGCAGCGCGCGCACGGCCACATCGACGTGTGGTCGTCGCAGTACGGTGCGTCCTCGTTCCCGCAGGCCTCGTGGACGTCCTCCTCGGTCGCGCCCGCGCAGTGGCGCTCGTCGAGCGCGTACGCCAGTGACTCGCCCGCCAGCAGCGGCACGCGCTCGACGCGCCCCTCGCTGGCGACGCGGAGTGCGGCCGGCCCCTCGCCGGGCGTCGTCTCGTACCCCACAATCTGCACGCTCGCGGGTACGCCGCTCCCGAATAAATCGGTGACGTTCCCCGGCCCGATGACGTGCGTGTCACCCGGTGGCGTCGACACCCGCGAGCGCTTATCCGACCGGGCGGCCTACGGGAGGGTATGGCAGACGAATCCATTCCCGTCTCCGCGGAAGCGCCCGACAGCCCGTTCCGGACCACGGGCACCGACCACATCACCATCTGGGGGAGCAACCCCGACGACACCATCGCGTTCTACCGCGACCTGCTCGGGATGCCGCTCGTGCTCCGCCAGCCGAACCTCGACGACCCCTCGCAGACGCACCTGTTCTTCGACACCGGCGACGGCCGCATCCTCACCGTCTTCGTCAGCGACGACCGCGCCTCGAACCGCGGCCGCATCCCCACGCAGACAGGCAGCGTCCACCACCTCTCCTTTTCAATTGCGGCGGAGGACTTCGAGGACGTCATGGAAGCCCTCGACGACGCCGGCCACGGCTACAACGTCTTCGACCGCGGCATCTTCTTCTCGCTGTACACGCAGGACAACAACGGCCTCATCGTCGAACTCTCCGCGGACAAGTACGACATCCCGGACGACCGCCGCGGCGAAGTGCTGGCGACCGCCCAGCGCCTCCGCGAGGAGGACGGCGCGGACTTCGCCGAGGACCGCCACATGAAGCAGGCCCTCGAAGAGCTCGGCCTCGACGCCGAACCCGCGGACCTGCCCGACGCCTCCACCGGCGTCGGCTACTGAACGTCTCACGTCTCGGTTCTCCCAATCGTGCTCACTGACACGCCCGGCATCCACCACGTCACCGGCCTCGTCGAGTCCGCCCAGCGCAACGTCGACTTCTACGTCGGCACGCTCGGCCTGCGGCTCGTCAAGCGCACGGTCAACCAGAACGACATGCTGCGCTACCACCTCTTCTACGGGAACGAGTCCGGCGACCCCGGAACCGTGTTGACGTGCTTCCCGTACCCCAACGAGGTGCCGGGTCGCGTCGGCAAGCCCCAGATTTCGGCGGTGGCGTTCGTCGTCCCAGAGGGTTCGCTGCCCTACTGGTGCGGCCGCCTCGCCGACCACGATGTGGACGCAATCGGGACCGACAGCCGGTTCGGTGACCGCGTGCTCCGCTTCACCGACCCGGACGGCACGAACGTCGAACTCGTCGAGGGAGAGGCACCCGTCGAGCCGTGGACCGGCGGCCCCGTCCCCGAGGAATACGCGATTCGGTGCGTGCACAGCGTCACCGCGCTCCCGACGAACCCCTACACGACCGGCGCGCTGCTGGAGACGCTGGGCTTCGAACTCGCGGGCGAGGAGCGCACGCGCGACGAGACGCGCATTCGATACGAGGCCGACGGCGAGTACGCGACCGTAATCGACCTGCTCGACCGCTCGACGAGCGAGTTCGGGCGCGAGGGCACGGGCTCGATTCAGCACGTCGCCGTGCGCGCCGAGAGCGTCGAGGAACTGTACGAGTGGCACGACTTCCTCCGCGAGCGCGACTACGACATCTCGCGCGTGCACGACCGGTACTTCTTCCACTCGCTGTACGTCCGCGAACCCGGCGGCATCCTGTTCGAACTCGCCACGGAGAAGCCCGGACTCGCGTTCGACGAGGACATCGACGAACTCGGAGAGTCGCTCGCGTTGCCCGACCAGTTCGTCGAGGACCGCGACCTCATCGAGCGCCAGCTCCCGCCGCTCTCGGTCCCGTATCTGGATGACTGACGGCGACCCGCACGCCGACCAGCCGGTCGTCACCGCGGGCGCACCTGCGTCCGTGGCGGACGCCGTGGTCGTCCTGCTGCACGGGCGCGGCGCGACCGCGCAGGGCGTCGTGAACCTCGCGGAGCCGCTGTACCGCCACGGCGTGACGTTCGTCGCGCCCGACGCCGCGCGCAGCCGGTGGTATCCGTACTCGTCGTTCGCGCCAGTCGAGCGAAACGAGCCGCACGTCTCCTCGGCGCTCGCGGCCGTCGACCGCGTGCTCGCCGACGTGCGCGATTGGGGCGTATCCGTCGAGGACGTGGTC encodes the following:
- a CDS encoding DUF5798 family protein — encoded protein: MGFGSTAKKLQKVTEMADKLYERFEQLREQVNDLTETVEDTHGRVADLEAELAEQRALVEALAEKEGVDVESVVGDAGTESEAAAEAGVGDAGSERVDGND
- a CDS encoding mechanosensitive ion channel family protein gives rise to the protein MPVEPLPFIRELVPQYAGAVTQFLYFVAAFVTIYLVGKVVVRPLFDRVLRRRDLDAHARKPLQKLVNFAVVFVAISVAFGFAGYGNFLTSLATIAAAATLAVGFAMQDVIKNFVAGVFIYTDEPFRVDDWIEWDGNAGVVEDISLRVTRVRTFDNELLTVPNSNLTDDVIKNPVAKDKLRQQFLFGIGYDDDIDEATEIIVEEAEAHDGILDDPGVTVRLTELGDSYVGLKSRFWITNPSRSDFVKTRSEYVQSVKERFDEAGIDIPYPIRTLDGEVEISGSPATEHLE
- a CDS encoding YhbY family RNA-binding protein — protein: MSEDLAKQAHEADVTVWVGKAGVDAVADELSDQLDDRDVVKVKFLRSARGEGSTEELADQLADLAGADVVETRGNTAVYQ
- a CDS encoding ribonuclease P protein component 4, with product MSIAAERIERLHALAREAAREGDDDRAREYVRLARRLAERNRLTLPREFRRFTCDACDAYLIPGRNARVRTQDGHVVVTCDCGHQARYPYE
- a CDS encoding glycosyltransferase family 4 protein codes for the protein MRALNYLEFEDRLRGGIVTATRQQREALATTDVEVVETPWRAGNPVQSLGTLFAGEGYFQEYDLAHCNLVGPGSVAVAQHARQNDIPLVLHAHVTKEDFAESFRGSSTVAPALEPYLRWFYSQADLVLCPSEYTKGVLESYPVDAPIVQISNGVDVESLEGYDEFREDTRERFDLDGMVVYAVGEVFERKGLTMFCELAKATEYDFAWFGPYDEGPQAGKATRKWVNNPPENVTFTGYMEDKRAAFGAGDVYLFPAKVENQGIAVLEAMACGKPVVLRDIDVFREFFTDGEDCLMCSTFEEFRDALQRLADDPELRERLGENARETAESHSLARVGDELEAAYQGLVDGVPPEEVAAGDAEG
- a CDS encoding glycosyltransferase is translated as MSEDLPTVAAFTDSYLPTVNGVTYTVSTWHDRWQSRGGEMPVVYPRADYDAGPAEHSVPSLPFPFYEGYRMALPRTPSAVVDLDVDVVHAHTPFGLGLAGLRFARKHDLPFVASYHTPTAEYANYVVPDVATGVVRRASEGWERWFLDHADLVLTPSERTRDHVWDLGVDAPVEPLPNGVDIQTFQPVDTDDFLARHDLPEDEALVGYTGRHGYEKRLSDLLAAAEGLDATVVFGGDGPARDDLEAEARERDADVRFLGFLDREELPAFYSALDAFAFPSPVETEGLVALEANACGTPVAGVNAGALAETVDDGETGYHYEPGDIDGFREAIERTLDERERLTQNCLARREAISVERAIDDLEELYGELR
- a CDS encoding DUF2797 domain-containing protein, translated to MQIVGYETTPGEGPAALRVASEGRVERVPLLAGESLAYALDERHCAGATEEDVHEACGNEDAPYCDDHTSMWPCARCVGNCAMPLESCHEEHAIYLAAFAPDTFKVGVTRSWRLDTRLREQGADRAAHIRTVEDGKRARQIEYGIAEEIPDRVRVPTKIRGFAERVDDAAWESLVAAYDPIERFDFDYGLAFDARPVAETMATGTVLGTKGRVLALERGGTTYAVDMRDLVGYDITGGASERDRQSSLGAF
- a CDS encoding VOC family protein, with translation MADESIPVSAEAPDSPFRTTGTDHITIWGSNPDDTIAFYRDLLGMPLVLRQPNLDDPSQTHLFFDTGDGRILTVFVSDDRASNRGRIPTQTGSVHHLSFSIAAEDFEDVMEALDDAGHGYNVFDRGIFFSLYTQDNNGLIVELSADKYDIPDDRRGEVLATAQRLREEDGADFAEDRHMKQALEELGLDAEPADLPDASTGVGY
- a CDS encoding VOC family protein; this encodes MLTDTPGIHHVTGLVESAQRNVDFYVGTLGLRLVKRTVNQNDMLRYHLFYGNESGDPGTVLTCFPYPNEVPGRVGKPQISAVAFVVPEGSLPYWCGRLADHDVDAIGTDSRFGDRVLRFTDPDGTNVELVEGEAPVEPWTGGPVPEEYAIRCVHSVTALPTNPYTTGALLETLGFELAGEERTRDETRIRYEADGEYATVIDLLDRSTSEFGREGTGSIQHVAVRAESVEELYEWHDFLRERDYDISRVHDRYFFHSLYVREPGGILFELATEKPGLAFDEDIDELGESLALPDQFVEDRDLIERQLPPLSVPYLDD